In one Umezawaea sp. Da 62-37 genomic region, the following are encoded:
- a CDS encoding winged helix-turn-helix transcriptional regulator produces the protein MTERDDRVLRGLYDLKNLFGDKWVPAILVALRDGPLRRVEILSTVNSYSIDENWTDKHAVLHDSIFARTLKKMREQGLIDRHSCDKTFPPEVLYSLTPAVAEVLTLAEPLIEWTRAHPELLSQAQSHSRQSGADASILDDVVELAPPADTGRFHASGRRPRAGGAVG, from the coding sequence GTGACGGAGCGAGACGACAGGGTCCTTCGTGGACTGTATGACCTGAAGAACCTTTTCGGGGACAAGTGGGTGCCCGCCATCCTGGTTGCACTCCGGGACGGCCCGCTGCGTCGGGTAGAGATTCTTTCAACGGTCAACTCGTATTCCATCGACGAGAATTGGACGGATAAACACGCCGTACTGCACGATAGCATTTTTGCGCGCACATTGAAAAAGATGCGTGAACAAGGGCTCATCGACCGTCACAGTTGCGATAAGACTTTTCCACCGGAAGTCCTGTACTCGTTGACGCCGGCGGTCGCCGAGGTATTGACGCTGGCAGAGCCTCTGATCGAGTGGACTCGCGCACACCCGGAATTGCTCTCGCAGGCGCAGTCGCACAGCCGTCAGAGTGGCGCTGATGCATCCATTCTCGACGATGTCGTAGAACTCGCCCCTCCGGCGGACACCGGACGGTTTCACGCCTCCGGACGTCGACCTCGTGCCGGTGGCGCTGTCGGGTGA